From a single Pelodiscus sinensis isolate JC-2024 chromosome 4, ASM4963464v1, whole genome shotgun sequence genomic region:
- the LOC102443445 gene encoding olfactory receptor 5AR1-like, with translation MAEGNHSVVTEFILTGLTDRPELQVPLFVLFLLIYVITLVCNGGMIFLITTDPRLYTPMYFFLRNLSFCDLCLSSTIAPKMLQNFLAKRKSISHGACAVQMYLFLLCADSECFLLAVMAYDRYVAICNPLLYTVTMSKQRCNQLLGGVCVLGLVDAMIHTCLTFQLSFCSSNIINHFFCDIPPLLALSCSDTHINEIVLFALTCFINLNSAVTILSYIYICSAILRIRTAEGRHKAFSTCSFHLTAVVILYGTGLFIYFRPNSSYSMDTDKVAPVFYTLVIPMLNPLIYSLRNREVKDALRKAMNKLLTNS, from the coding sequence ATGGCagagggaaatcactcggtggtgactgagttcattctcacaggactgacagatcgtccGGAGCTGCAGGTTCCCCTGTTTgtgttgttcctactgatttatgttaTCACCCTGGTGTGCAACGGGGGGATGATCTTCTTAATCACGACAGACCCCCGACTctacacccccatgtactttttcctccgcaatttgtctttctgtgatctctgcttaTCCTCGACAATTGCCCCTAAAATGCTGCAGAATTTCTTAGCCAAGAGGAAAAGTATTTCTCACGGTGCCtgtgctgtgcaaatgtatttgtttcTTCTTTGTGCAGATAGTGAGTGtttcttgctggctgtgatggcctatgaccgttatgtggccatctgtaacccgctgctcTATACAGTCACCATGTCCAAGCAGCGCTGCAACCAGCTGCTGGGTGGGGTGTGTGTTCTGGGATTGGTGGATGCAATGATACACACGTGTCTGACATTTCAGCTGTCTTTCTGCAGCTCCAATATCATCAATCATTTCTTCTGTGATATTCCTCCACTATTGgctctctcctgctctgacacccacATCAATGAGATTGTGCTGTTTGCCCTTACATGCTTCATTAATCTGAATAGCGCTGTAACAATTCTCTCTTATATCTATATCTGCTCGGCCATCCTGCGGATCCGCACTGCCGAAGGCCGACACAAAGCCTTCTCTACATGCAGTTTCCACTTGACTGCAGTGGTCATATTATATGGCACAGGCCTTTTTATATATTTCCGACCCAATTCCAGCTATTCCATGGACACAGACAAGGTAGCCCCAGTGTTCTACACGctggtgatccccatgttgaaccccctcatctacagcctgaggaacagggaggtgaaggacgctcTGAGGAAAG